A single window of Pseudoduganella plicata DNA harbors:
- a CDS encoding glutathione peroxidase: MSNSILDIPLQRIDGSADTLAGHRGKVLLVVNVASKCGLTPQYEGLEKLYQERRAQGLEVLGFPANNFKEQEPGTDAEISSFCSLNYGVTFPLFSKISVVGADQHPLYTALTAARPVAEGDGPFREKLTQYGIQAAKPDDVLWNFEKFVIGRDGTVAARFAPDVTADDPRLLAAIDAELAKA; this comes from the coding sequence ATGAGCAATTCCATCCTCGACATTCCGCTGCAACGCATCGACGGCAGCGCCGACACGCTGGCAGGCCACCGCGGCAAGGTGCTGCTGGTCGTGAACGTGGCATCGAAATGCGGCCTGACGCCGCAGTACGAAGGGCTTGAAAAGCTGTATCAGGAACGGCGCGCGCAAGGCCTGGAAGTGCTGGGCTTCCCCGCCAATAATTTCAAAGAGCAGGAGCCGGGAACGGATGCGGAAATCAGCTCGTTCTGCTCGCTGAACTACGGCGTGACGTTCCCGCTGTTCTCCAAGATTTCCGTGGTGGGCGCGGACCAGCATCCGTTGTACACGGCGCTGACAGCCGCGCGGCCGGTAGCGGAAGGCGACGGGCCGTTTCGCGAGAAGCTGACGCAATACGGCATTCAGGCGGCGAAGCCGGACGACGTGCTGTGGAACTTCGAGAAATTCGTGATCGGCCGGGACGGCACCGTGGCCGCGCGCTTCGCCCCGGACGTGACGGCCGACGACCCGCGACTGCTGGCCGCCATCGACGCGGAGCTGGCCAAGGCCTGA
- a CDS encoding NADPH-dependent FMN reductase: MTKKIAVLVGSLRKESLTRKYAQAIAAVLPPSLQCEFVELGDLPLYNQDLDDAGTPPAAWTAFRDALRSADAVLFVTPEYNRSIPGALKNAIDVGSRPWGHSIWDRKPSAVVSQSPGAIGGFGANHHVRQTMVALNSPVMAGPEMYIGGSAGFLAEDGTVNNEQTRTLLTTFGAAFEQWVEANARQG, from the coding sequence ATGACCAAGAAGATCGCTGTCCTCGTCGGCAGCCTGCGCAAGGAATCGCTGACCCGCAAATATGCACAGGCCATCGCGGCCGTGTTGCCGCCATCGCTGCAGTGCGAGTTCGTGGAGCTGGGCGACCTGCCGCTGTACAACCAGGACCTGGACGATGCCGGCACGCCCCCAGCCGCGTGGACGGCGTTTCGCGACGCGCTGCGCAGTGCCGACGCCGTGCTGTTCGTCACACCGGAATACAACCGCTCGATCCCCGGCGCGCTGAAAAATGCCATCGACGTGGGTTCGCGGCCATGGGGACACAGCATCTGGGACAGGAAGCCGTCCGCCGTCGTCTCGCAGTCGCCCGGTGCCATCGGCGGCTTCGGCGCCAACCATCACGTGCGGCAGACGATGGTCGCGTTGAATTCGCCGGTGATGGCGGGGCCGGAAATGTATATCGGCGGCTCCGCCGGCTTCCTGGCGGAAGACGGCACCGTCAACAACGAGCAGACCAGGACGCTGCTGACGACGTTCGGCGCGGCCTTTGAACAGTGGGTGGAGGCCAACGCCCGCCAGGGCTGA
- a CDS encoding BrnA antitoxin family protein: protein MPKLKPGTVFPTAEEDAAITQAAMSDPDSSPYTDAEWANVKPKRGRGRPAGSGTKEAATIRYDRDLLEAFKGTGDGWQTRMNNALREWAKDHQLITS from the coding sequence ATGCCGAAACTTAAACCGGGGACGGTTTTCCCCACTGCAGAGGAAGACGCCGCCATCACCCAGGCAGCAATGTCGGATCCAGATTCGTCCCCCTACACTGACGCCGAGTGGGCGAATGTGAAGCCCAAGCGCGGCCGTGGCCGGCCCGCTGGCAGTGGCACGAAGGAGGCTGCTACGATTCGCTATGACCGTGATCTGCTGGAAGCCTTCAAGGGCACCGGCGACGGCTGGCAAACGCGCATGAACAACGCGCTGCGCGAGTGGGCCAAAGACCATCAGCTCATCACCAGCTGA
- a CDS encoding BrnT family toxin, which produces MCAIAYIGDRLHYVVYVDREEVRCIISLRKANLREVKRYAET; this is translated from the coding sequence ATGTGCGCCATCGCGTATATCGGCGACCGCCTGCACTATGTCGTATATGTGGACCGTGAAGAAGTGCGCTGCATTATCAGCCTGCGCAAAGCGAACTTGAGAGAGGTAAAACGATATGCCGAAACTTAA
- a CDS encoding S46 family peptidase → MKKSLLALAVLSATSVHADEGMWMPQQLPQIAKQLKAAGLKLDPASLTKLTEFPAGAIVSLGGCSASFVSPQGLVVTNHHCVYDSVAQNSTPQRDLLANGFVAHSLAEELPAAPGSRIFVTKEVLNVTDKVVTPEVASLSGKARSDAIEKNQKALVAACEKDPGHRCTVPSFYGGLEFYQIKQLEIRDVRLVHAPPSGVGKFGGDTDNWMWPRHTGDYGFYRAYVSKDGKAADYSRDNVPYVPQHFLKLAKEGVKEGDFVMAMGYPGRTNRHRLPSEVQFTFDWAYPAFVKASGETLAIIDRETKDNKDVALKYAGQVASINNYYKNRQGMLDSYAGSDFLARKTAQHEELKAWVNADAKRRAEYAADIGKVEHLIAERDAAVKRNFNFGYAQPKLLSTAHMLYRLAVESQKPDAERKAGYQTRDLPRIKARVAALVRTYDAKVDKAIAMHHLKNYLAQPAAEQKAAFNTALGIKPGMSDADLSAALDKLYAGTKLGNDAERSAWLDKKPADFQASGDSFIKAAVSTFDADMKEEAQEEELAGKLQQAYGSYMKAKIAFMKSRGQAVYPDANSTLRVTYGNIAGRPTGADGTTWTAFTTVNGVAAKATGKGEFNAPQAQLAAIKAKDFGKFVDPKLKTVPVNFLATLDITGGNSGSAALNAKGELVGLAFDGTLDSIISDWDFNKANTRDIQVDLRYILWNMKHVDKADNLLKEMGAQ, encoded by the coding sequence ATGAAAAAATCACTTCTCGCGCTTGCCGTCCTGTCCGCCACGTCCGTCCATGCGGATGAAGGCATGTGGATGCCGCAGCAACTGCCGCAGATCGCCAAGCAGCTCAAGGCTGCCGGCCTGAAGCTCGACCCCGCCAGCCTGACCAAACTGACCGAATTCCCTGCCGGCGCTATCGTCAGCCTGGGCGGCTGCTCGGCCTCGTTCGTGTCGCCGCAGGGTCTTGTGGTCACCAATCACCACTGCGTCTACGACAGCGTGGCGCAGAACTCCACCCCGCAACGCGACCTGCTGGCCAATGGCTTCGTGGCCCACTCGCTGGCCGAGGAACTGCCGGCCGCGCCCGGCTCGCGCATCTTCGTCACGAAAGAGGTGCTGAACGTCACGGACAAGGTTGTAACGCCCGAAGTGGCCAGCCTGTCCGGCAAGGCGCGCAGCGACGCGATCGAGAAGAACCAGAAGGCGCTTGTGGCGGCCTGCGAGAAGGATCCCGGCCATCGCTGCACCGTGCCCTCGTTCTACGGCGGCCTGGAGTTCTACCAGATCAAGCAGCTGGAAATTCGCGACGTGCGCCTTGTACACGCGCCGCCATCGGGCGTGGGTAAATTCGGCGGCGATACCGACAACTGGATGTGGCCGCGCCACACGGGCGACTACGGCTTCTACCGGGCCTATGTCAGCAAGGATGGCAAGGCCGCCGACTACAGCCGCGACAACGTGCCGTACGTTCCGCAGCACTTCCTGAAGCTGGCGAAGGAAGGCGTCAAGGAAGGCGACTTCGTCATGGCCATGGGCTACCCGGGCCGCACCAACCGCCACCGCCTGCCGTCCGAAGTGCAGTTCACGTTCGACTGGGCCTACCCGGCATTCGTCAAGGCATCCGGCGAAACGCTGGCAATCATCGACCGCGAAACGAAGGACAACAAGGACGTGGCGCTGAAGTACGCCGGCCAGGTCGCCAGCATCAATAACTACTACAAGAACCGCCAGGGCATGCTCGATTCCTATGCCGGCAGCGACTTCCTGGCCCGCAAGACGGCGCAGCACGAAGAGCTCAAGGCCTGGGTCAACGCCGACGCGAAACGCCGCGCCGAATACGCGGCCGACATCGGCAAGGTCGAGCACCTGATCGCCGAGCGCGACGCCGCCGTCAAGCGCAACTTCAATTTCGGCTATGCGCAACCGAAGCTGCTGTCGACGGCCCATATGCTGTACCGCCTGGCCGTCGAATCGCAGAAGCCGGACGCGGAGCGCAAGGCCGGCTACCAGACGCGCGACCTGCCGCGTATCAAGGCACGCGTGGCCGCGCTGGTGCGCACGTACGACGCCAAGGTCGACAAGGCGATCGCCATGCACCACCTGAAGAACTATCTGGCGCAGCCGGCGGCCGAGCAGAAAGCCGCCTTTAACACGGCGCTGGGGATCAAGCCGGGCATGAGCGATGCCGACTTGTCGGCTGCGCTGGACAAGCTGTACGCCGGCACCAAGCTGGGGAACGACGCCGAGCGCAGCGCGTGGCTGGACAAGAAACCGGCCGACTTCCAGGCCAGCGGCGACAGTTTCATCAAGGCCGCCGTCTCCACGTTCGACGCCGACATGAAGGAGGAAGCGCAAGAAGAGGAACTGGCCGGCAAGCTGCAGCAGGCGTACGGCAGCTACATGAAAGCGAAGATCGCGTTCATGAAGAGCCGCGGCCAGGCCGTCTACCCGGACGCCAACAGCACCTTGCGCGTCACCTACGGCAATATCGCGGGCCGTCCGACAGGCGCCGACGGCACCACGTGGACCGCGTTCACCACCGTCAACGGCGTTGCCGCCAAAGCGACGGGCAAAGGCGAATTCAATGCGCCGCAAGCGCAGCTGGCCGCCATCAAGGCAAAAGACTTCGGCAAGTTCGTCGATCCGAAACTGAAGACGGTCCCCGTCAACTTCCTGGCCACGCTGGACATCACCGGCGGCAACTCCGGTTCGGCCGCGCTGAACGCCAAGGGCGAGCTGGTTGGCCTGGCCTTCGACGGCACGCTCGATTCGATCATCTCGGACTGGGACTTCAACAAGGCCAACACGCGCGACATCCAGGTCGATCTGCGCTACATCCTGTGGAACATGAAGCACGTCGACAAGGCCGACAACCTGCTCAAGGAAATGGGCGCGCAATAA
- a CDS encoding MBL fold metallo-hydrolase, with translation MKRILILLALLVGNFAMAQQVAAPRYALALPAAEAPAAESSVQFIGTATVLIRYQGLTILTDPNFLHKGDHVHLGYGLTSERLTNPAIEFEALPPVDLVLLSHLHDDHFDKMVREKLDRNIPIVTTGSASGKLREMGFRKVYGLETWEALQVAKGAASLRLTSMPGRHGPLAAAALLPSVMGTMLDFDGAGKYRIYVSGDTMVYDDIDEIPRRYPGIDLALLHLGGTRILGLVTVTMDAKEGVRMLRLIAPQRAIPIHYNDYTVFKSPLSDFQQAVEEAGLADKVSYLKHGETYRFTPRR, from the coding sequence ATGAAACGCATCCTGATCCTGCTGGCGCTTCTGGTCGGCAATTTTGCTATGGCGCAGCAAGTTGCCGCGCCCCGTTATGCCCTGGCACTGCCTGCCGCCGAGGCACCGGCGGCGGAGAGTTCCGTGCAGTTCATCGGTACGGCCACCGTATTGATCCGCTACCAGGGCCTGACGATCCTGACGGACCCGAACTTCCTGCACAAGGGCGATCACGTGCACCTGGGCTATGGCCTGACGTCGGAGCGGCTGACGAATCCCGCCATCGAGTTCGAGGCGCTGCCGCCGGTCGACCTGGTCTTGCTGTCGCATCTGCACGACGACCACTTCGACAAGATGGTGCGCGAAAAGCTGGACCGCAATATTCCCATCGTCACGACGGGATCGGCCAGTGGCAAGCTGCGCGAGATGGGCTTCAGGAAGGTGTACGGGCTGGAGACGTGGGAAGCGCTGCAGGTGGCAAAGGGGGCGGCGTCGCTGCGCCTGACGTCGATGCCCGGCCGGCATGGTCCGCTGGCGGCGGCCGCGCTGCTGCCATCCGTGATGGGTACGATGCTCGATTTCGACGGTGCCGGTAAATACCGCATCTACGTCAGCGGCGATACGATGGTCTACGACGATATCGACGAGATCCCCCGGCGCTACCCCGGCATCGACCTGGCCCTGCTGCACCTGGGCGGCACCCGCATCCTCGGCCTCGTCACGGTGACGATGGATGCGAAGGAGGGCGTACGGATGCTGCGGCTGATCGCGCCGCAGCGGGCCATCCCGATTCACTACAACGACTACACCGTGTTCAAGTCGCCCTTGTCCGACTTCCAGCAGGCCGTCGAGGAAGCGGGGCTGGCCGACAAGGTGAGTTACCTGAAGCACGGCGAAACGTACCGCTTCACGCCGCGCCGCTAG